In a single window of the Vicia villosa cultivar HV-30 ecotype Madison, WI unplaced genomic scaffold, Vvil1.0 ctg.000048F_1_1, whole genome shotgun sequence genome:
- the LOC131623025 gene encoding scarecrow-like protein 8 produces the protein MSSSGFNPGGGGSSEYYPGRPINTIHNLITTTPSLSINNLNHPSLYRTQHHLQQQHHQQQPLPPIFLDPSSQIPQHRIVGKRTLAEFQTQQNQTYNHNLNLNNNNNLNMNNNNHNHVLSNLLLRSVKPRTGFQFHNNNPLSFSVPELQSPSSFNNNFQTPRLGVPLLHQLRPQPQPQPQHQPQPINPNFHYRNSNLSQVVNRVQTTPEPEKKLNEDQKILQELEKQLLEDDDECEEGDASVITTSEWTETYQNLLSGPGGPDGLLCGPIPAQKPSSSSPTTSTTSSTSTAASSHASVCSKQTLIEAASAISEGKNEIALEILTLRLGFNSNPNGNSDQRLTNCMASALKSRINPVENHSHVVELFGREHAESIQLFLENSVCFKVSYMAANLAILESAFEENGRGFCVVDFEIGQGKQYVNLLHALKARDITLAPGFMVKLIAVVDNGGDEMVKAVGEMLTRQAEMFRIGFEFRLVSVSQRQVTELSRELLGCDSEEILVVNFAFKLNRIPDESVSTENPRDELLRRVKKLSPRVVTVVEQEMNCNTAPFLARVAESWSYYSALYDSVETVIGKDNPDRVRIEEGLSRKISNSVACEGRDRVERFEVFGKWRARMSMAGFMLIPMSQNVAESIKSRLAGGSNHRVNTALTVKEENGGICFGWMGRTLTVASAWR, from the coding sequence ACCTCAATCATCCCTCTCTTTACCGAACCCAACACCATCTCCAACAACAACACCATCAACAACAACCACTTCCTCCAATTTTTCTAGATCCTTCCTCACAGATCCCTCAACATCGCATCGTCGGAAAACGCACCTTAGCTGAATTCCAAACCCAACAAAACCAAACCTACAATCACAACCTTaacctcaacaacaacaacaaccttaacatgaacaacaacaatcacaaccATGTTCTTTCAAATCTTTTACTTCGCTCCGTTAAACCAAGAACCGGTTTCCAGTTTCATAACAATAACCCTTTGTCTTTCTCTGTCCCTGAATTACAAAGCCCTTCATCTTTCAATAATAACTTCCAAACGCCGCGTTTAGGTGTTCCGTTACTTCACCAACTTCGCCCTCAACCACAACCACAACCACAACATCAACCACAACCAATTAACCCGAATTTCCACTACCGAAACTCCAATTTAAGCCAAGTGGTAAACCGGGTTCAAACCACCCCCGAACCGGAGAAAAAGCTCAACGAGGATCAAAAGATTCttcaagaattagaaaaacagcttcttgaagatgatgatgaatgtgaAGAAGGCGATGCTTCGGTTATTACAACAAGTGAATGGACAGAGACTTACCAGAACCTACTAAGTGGGCCCGGTGGCCCCGATGGGCTCCTGTGTGGGCCTATTCCAGCCCAGAAaccttcttcatcctctccaaCCACATCCACCACGTCATCAACTTCCACAGCAGCTTCTTCGCATGCATCTGTTTGTTCCAAACAAACCCTAATCGAAGCCGCATCTGCAATTTCGGAAGGTAAAAACGAAATCGCTTTAGAGATCTTAACACTGCGCTTAGGTTTCAATTCGAATCCCAATGGAAATTCGGATCAACGGCTAACCAATTGCATGGCTTCCGCTCTGAAATCGAGGATCAATCCGGTTGAAAATCATTCCCATGTGGTTGAGCTTTTCGGGAGAGAACATGCAGAGTCGATTCAGTTGTTTCTGGAAAATTCGGTTTGTTTCAAGGTGAGTTACATGGCTGCGAATCTAGCGATTTTGGAATCTGCATTTGAAGAAAACGGAAGAGGCTTCTGTGTGGTGGATTTCGAAATTGGACAGGGAAAACAGTATGTGAACCTCCTGCACGCGCTCAAGGCGCGTGACATCACTCTGGCGCCAGGTTTTATGGTTAAGTTAATCGCGGTGGTGGACAACGGCGGTGATGAGATGGTTAAGGCCGTCGGAGAGATGCTGACTCGTCAAGCGGAGATGTTTAGAATCGGTTTCGAGTTTCGTCTTGTTTCGGTTTCTCAGAGGCAGGTAACTGAGCTAAGTCGCGAGTTGTTAGGTTGTGACTCGGAGGAAATTCTCGTTGTGAATTTCGCGTTTAAGCTGAATCGGATTCCAGACGAAAGCGTTTCAACTGAGAATCCCCGCGACGAGCTTCTGCGGCGCGTGAAGAAACTCTCCCCGCGCGTGGTAACTGTTGTGGAGCAAGAAATGAACTGTAATACGGCGCCGTTTTTGGCTCGAGTAGCTGAGTCCTGGTCTTACTATTCTGCTTTGTATGACTCGGTTGAAACTGTTATAGGGAAGGATAACCCGGATCGAGTGAGGATCGAAGAAGGACTGAGTCGGAAGATAAGCAACTCGGTGGCTTGTGAAGGAAGAGACCGTGTTGAACGGTTCGAGGTATTCGGAAAATGGCGGGCGCGTATGAGTATGGCGGGGTTTATGTTGATACCAATGAGTCAAAACGTTGCTGAGTCAATAAAATCGCGTCTCGCTGGAGGTAGTAACCACCGAGTTAACACGGCACTCACTGTGAAAGAAGAGAACGGTGGGATTTGCTTTGGTTGGATGGGAAGAACACTCACCGTTGCTTCTGCTTGGCGTTAA